A stretch of DNA from Verrucomicrobiia bacterium:
GACATCGGCCGGCTGCACTGGCTCGACAACCGCCGCATCCTGGCGCTGGCCGTCGTCGGCCTGCTCCCGCTCGTCCTGCTCATCTACCTTCACGGGAGCGGCGACCTCGCCGGCTCCATCTGGGGCGTCGCCCTCTACAGCTCCCTCCTCTGGGCTCTCTTCTTCTACATCACCTTCTCCCAACCCGAGGTGCGCCTCCTTCCCTGCGTGCTGGCCTTCGTCGGATCGGCCGTGTTCTCGATCGGCCTGGTCGCCCTCGCCCGCATGATCGTCCCCATCGAATGGGTCGCCATCTGGATCACCGCACCCAGCCTGTCCACCCGCTGGGCAGGACACCTCGTGGGCGTGGCCTGGGTCGAGGAACTGGCCAAGTTGTTCATGCTCTACTTCCTCTGGCCAGGCCGCCCCCGCCCCCAGGTCATGATGTTCTACGGCCTGATGTGCGGCCTCGGATTCGGCATCTACGAGGGCGTCACCTACCAAAGCTCCCTCAACCTCCGCATCTCCTTCCCCGAGGGACGCGCCACCGCGGACGGCGCCGGTGTTTACTACATGCTGAATGTCCTACGTCTGACCTCGCTGCCGTTCCTGCACGCCATGTGGACCGGCATCGCCGGCTACTTCATCGGCTTCGCCGCCCACTACCCCGCCCGCCAGCGAGCCCTCCTCCTCGTGGCCCTCGTTGTGCCTTCCCTGCTCCATGCCACCTACAACACGTTCAGCAGCTCCGCCGTGGGCGTCATGGTCGCCCTCCTGACCGTGCTCGCCCTGAATGTCTATCTGGCCAAGGGTCGCGACTTCGAAACCGTCCTCGCCGCAAGACGGCCGTAGTCTCCCAGCCGCCCACTCCCCCTCCCCGCCCCCGAGGTTGGCTCTGGCCCGCCCCGCCTCCCGCCGCTATACGGTGCGACGGCATGCGCCCCGCCTCATTCC
This window harbors:
- a CDS encoding PrsW family intramembrane metalloprotease encodes the protein MAYFLLDAEGRAVGPYSREDLVLFRDRGLLDPHALVAEEDHPAGRPLNEVLNLPARPFSNASPPRLPRESGLPESAPSLPSDSHSTRGLIRHLMLPLEDIGRLHWLDNRRILALAVVGLLPLVLLIYLHGSGDLAGSIWGVALYSSLLWALFFYITFSQPEVRLLPCVLAFVGSAVFSIGLVALARMIVPIEWVAIWITAPSLSTRWAGHLVGVAWVEELAKLFMLYFLWPGRPRPQVMMFYGLMCGLGFGIYEGVTYQSSLNLRISFPEGRATADGAGVYYMLNVLRLTSLPFLHAMWTGIAGYFIGFAAHYPARQRALLLVALVVPSLLHATYNTFSSSAVGVMVALLTVLALNVYLAKGRDFETVLAARRP